The Leifsonia williamsii genome includes a region encoding these proteins:
- the rpsN gene encoding 30S ribosomal protein S14: MAKKSKIAKNEQRKVIVARNAAKRLELKKALVDPNGTDESREAARVGLQKLPRDASPIRVRNRDAVDGRPRGNLSKFGISRVRFRDMAHRGELPGITKSSW; the protein is encoded by the coding sequence ATGGCCAAGAAGTCAAAGATCGCCAAGAACGAGCAGCGCAAGGTCATCGTGGCTCGCAACGCCGCCAAGCGGCTCGAGCTGAAGAAGGCCCTGGTCGACCCGAACGGCACCGACGAGTCCCGTGAGGCCGCCCGCGTGGGTCTGCAGAAGCTCCCCCGCGACGCCTCGCCGATCCGCGTCCGCAACCGCGACGCCGTCGACGGCCGTCCCCGCGGAAACCTCAGCAAGTTCGGGATCTCGCGTGTGCGGTTCCGCGACATGGCGCACCGCGGCGAGCTCCCCGGCATCACCAAGTCCAGCTGGTGA
- the rpmG gene encoding 50S ribosomal protein L33 produces MAKQQDIRPIIKLRSTAGTGYTYVTKKNRRNDPDRLVLKKYDPVIRKHVDFREER; encoded by the coding sequence ATGGCGAAGCAGCAGGACATCCGTCCGATCATCAAGCTCCGTTCGACGGCGGGCACCGGTTACACCTACGTGACCAAGAAGAACCGTCGCAACGACCCCGACCGCCTCGTGCTCAAGAAGTACGACCCGGTCATCCGCAAGCACGTCGACTTCCGAGAGGAGCGCTAA
- a CDS encoding dihydrolipoamide acetyltransferase family protein, which yields MSESQFLLPDVGEGLTEAEIVAWKVAPGEPVAVNQVIVEIETAKSLVELPSPFEGTVGELLVSEGQTVEVGTPIITVTGEGGQEAPAEPVGEVEQAEADAAASVSHEADAPKAGAVLVGYGSAGHGSSRRRRVSHPGTPAAPAAPAASAAAQTRSAAPAAPAAAPAPAASPSPVSHGGPAITRGPVVAKPPIRKLAKDLGVDISMVTATGPIGDVTRDDVLREATQATVFRNIQTPEWPSDREDRIPVKGVRKAIANAMTTSAFNAPHVSLFVDVDATRTMEFVKRLKNSADFAGVKVSPLLIVAKAIMWAVRRNPMVNSTWTDEEIIVRHYVNLGIAAATPRGLIVPNIKEAQGMTLLELAKALEQLTLTARDGKTPPSDMTGGTITITNIGVFGMDTGTPILNPGEVGIVALGTIKQKPWVVDGEVRPRFVTTVGASFDHRVVDGDVASRFLADVASIIEEPALLLD from the coding sequence ATGAGCGAGTCCCAGTTCCTGCTGCCCGATGTGGGCGAGGGTCTGACCGAGGCGGAGATCGTCGCCTGGAAGGTCGCCCCCGGTGAGCCGGTGGCCGTCAACCAGGTCATCGTCGAGATCGAGACCGCCAAGTCGCTCGTGGAGCTGCCGTCTCCCTTCGAGGGCACGGTCGGTGAGCTGCTGGTCTCGGAGGGGCAGACGGTCGAGGTCGGCACGCCGATCATCACGGTGACCGGCGAGGGCGGCCAGGAGGCTCCGGCCGAGCCGGTCGGCGAGGTGGAGCAGGCCGAGGCGGATGCGGCGGCCAGCGTCTCGCACGAGGCCGACGCCCCCAAGGCCGGCGCCGTGCTCGTGGGGTACGGCTCGGCCGGCCACGGCAGCAGCCGCCGTCGTCGCGTGAGCCACCCGGGCACGCCTGCCGCGCCCGCCGCACCGGCCGCATCGGCCGCTGCTCAGACGCGCTCGGCGGCTCCCGCCGCGCCGGCCGCAGCTCCGGCCCCCGCAGCCTCCCCCTCCCCCGTGTCGCACGGCGGTCCTGCGATCACCCGCGGCCCTGTCGTCGCCAAGCCGCCGATCCGCAAGCTGGCGAAGGACCTCGGCGTCGACATCTCGATGGTGACGGCGACCGGCCCGATCGGCGACGTGACCCGTGACGACGTCCTGCGTGAGGCGACCCAGGCGACCGTGTTCCGCAACATCCAGACGCCCGAGTGGCCCTCGGACCGCGAGGACCGCATCCCGGTCAAGGGTGTGCGCAAGGCCATCGCGAACGCGATGACGACCTCCGCCTTCAACGCCCCGCACGTCAGCCTCTTCGTCGACGTGGACGCGACCCGGACCATGGAGTTCGTCAAGCGCCTCAAGAACTCGGCCGACTTCGCCGGGGTGAAGGTGTCACCGCTGCTGATCGTCGCCAAGGCGATCATGTGGGCCGTGCGCCGCAACCCGATGGTGAACTCGACCTGGACGGACGAGGAGATCATCGTCCGCCACTACGTGAACCTCGGCATCGCCGCGGCCACCCCGCGCGGGCTGATCGTGCCGAACATCAAGGAGGCGCAGGGCATGACCCTGCTCGAGCTCGCCAAGGCGCTGGAGCAGCTGACCCTCACCGCCCGCGACGGCAAGACCCCGCCGTCGGACATGACCGGTGGCACCATCACGATCACGAACATCGGCGTCTTCGGGATGGACACGGGCACGCCCATCCTGAACCCGGGCGAGGTCGGCATCGTCGCGCTCGGCACGATCAAGCAGAAGCCGTGGGTGGTCGACGGCGAGGTGCGGCCGCGCTTCGTCACGACCGTGGGCGCGTCGTTCGACCACCGCGTGGTGGACGGGGATGTCGCCTCCCGGTTCCTGGCGGATGTCGCGTCGATCATCGAGGAGCCTGCGCTGCTGCTCGACTGA
- a CDS encoding metal ABC transporter ATP-binding protein: MTEPLTRVPLPAERDVVLSLRDASLGFGARTLWSGLDLDIHAGEFVAVLGPNGSGKTSLLRTILGQQQLDSGTISFDGHAVRRGDRRIGYIPQQKIIPPGTPMRARDLVALGVNGHRWGLPWPNRADREQTEALVDAVGARRYADAPVGSLSGGEQQRLRVAQALAGDPSLLLCDEPLLSLDLQHQRGVSELIDKRRREHGSAVVFVTHDVNPVLGMVDRVLYLAGGRFLTGTPDDVLRSEVLTDLYGTPVDVIRTRGRIVVVGIPDAETHSHHDHTPHPEPAA; encoded by the coding sequence ATGACCGAGCCTCTGACGCGGGTGCCGCTCCCGGCCGAGCGCGACGTGGTGCTGAGCCTCCGCGACGCCTCGCTCGGTTTCGGCGCCCGCACCCTGTGGAGCGGGCTGGACCTCGACATCCACGCGGGCGAGTTCGTCGCGGTGCTCGGGCCGAACGGGTCGGGCAAGACGAGCCTCCTTCGCACGATCCTCGGGCAGCAGCAGCTCGACTCCGGCACGATCAGCTTCGACGGGCACGCGGTGCGCCGCGGCGACCGGCGGATCGGCTACATCCCGCAGCAGAAGATCATCCCGCCCGGCACGCCGATGCGGGCGCGCGACCTCGTCGCCCTCGGTGTCAACGGCCACCGCTGGGGCCTGCCGTGGCCGAACCGGGCCGACCGGGAGCAGACGGAGGCGCTGGTCGACGCGGTCGGCGCCCGCCGCTACGCGGACGCCCCGGTCGGTTCGCTGTCGGGCGGCGAGCAGCAGCGGCTGCGCGTGGCGCAGGCACTCGCGGGAGACCCCTCCTTGCTGCTCTGCGACGAGCCGCTGCTCTCGCTCGATCTGCAGCACCAGCGCGGCGTCAGCGAGCTCATCGACAAGCGGCGCCGAGAGCACGGCAGCGCGGTCGTCTTCGTGACGCACGACGTGAACCCGGTGCTCGGGATGGTCGACCGCGTGCTGTACCTGGCCGGCGGCCGGTTCCTGACCGGCACCCCCGACGATGTGCTGCGGTCGGAGGTGCTGACCGATCTGTACGGGACGCCCGTCGACGTCATCCGCACGCGCGGGCGCATCGTCGTCGTCGGCATCCCGGACGCCGAGACGCACTCGCACCACGACCACACCCCGCACCCGGAGCCCGCCGCATGA
- a CDS encoding cytochrome c oxidase assembly protein — translation MPRIVRVIGPAVLLVAALAAVLAGLAFGGGADAPLLADPGALVRWGLPISTLVVNLSLAGVLGALVLSCFAFSPDREEYGKALDFAAGSAAVMTVSAAATGLFTFVSVSNVPWSFDEGFSNGLSSFITSVPLGQAWLGVTLIAAAVTVLCFAVRNHTALVFVTALAMASVIPMAQQGHSAEASGHDAAVTSFGLHVLFAAIWLGGLVTLIVLRGVLGSSRLVTVLERYSSIALVAFIVVAASGYVNAELRVGTLAELATPYGILVLVKVAVLVVLGLFGVAQRRILIDRLKVGGKRSTFWWIVTAELAFMGIASGVAAALARTVTPVPQTRAATPTPAEILTGEKLPPELTFGRLFTSWNFDLLWVLGCAFALFFYLAGVWRLRKRGDKWPVYRTVLWTLGILLLFYITNGGVNVYEKYLFSAHMSAHMVLTMAVPLLLVPGAPVTLAARAIRKRDDGSRGGREWILLAVHSRFAAIISNPLVAAGLFAFSLWIFYYTPIMRWATTDHVGHEWMIAHFLITGYLFVQSLIGIDPVKYRLAYPFRLLLLLGTMAFHAFFGLSIMQMNGLLLADWFGAMGRTWGDTPLADQQVGGGIAWSIGEIPTVILAIVVAIQWSRSDERETRRRDRNADRTDDAELRAYNERLARLAERDKVKP, via the coding sequence GTGCCCAGAATCGTCCGTGTGATCGGCCCTGCCGTCCTGCTGGTCGCCGCGCTCGCGGCGGTCCTGGCCGGCCTCGCCTTCGGCGGCGGCGCGGATGCGCCACTGCTCGCCGATCCGGGCGCTCTGGTGCGCTGGGGGCTGCCGATCTCGACGCTGGTGGTCAACCTCAGCCTGGCCGGCGTCCTTGGCGCGCTCGTGCTCAGCTGCTTCGCGTTCAGCCCCGACCGCGAGGAGTACGGCAAGGCGCTCGACTTCGCGGCCGGCAGTGCGGCGGTCATGACGGTCTCCGCAGCGGCGACCGGGCTCTTCACCTTCGTCAGCGTCTCGAACGTGCCGTGGTCGTTCGACGAGGGGTTCAGCAACGGGCTCAGCTCATTCATCACCAGCGTTCCGCTCGGGCAGGCGTGGCTCGGGGTGACGCTGATCGCAGCCGCGGTCACCGTCCTCTGTTTCGCCGTCCGCAACCACACCGCTCTCGTGTTCGTCACCGCGCTGGCGATGGCGAGCGTCATCCCGATGGCGCAGCAGGGGCACAGCGCGGAGGCGTCCGGGCACGACGCGGCGGTCACCTCCTTCGGCCTCCACGTGCTGTTCGCCGCGATCTGGCTGGGCGGGCTGGTGACGCTGATCGTGCTGCGCGGGGTGCTCGGCAGCAGCAGGCTCGTCACGGTGCTCGAGCGCTACAGCTCGATCGCGCTGGTCGCCTTCATCGTCGTGGCGGCCTCCGGCTACGTGAACGCGGAGCTGCGCGTCGGCACGCTGGCCGAGCTCGCGACGCCGTACGGCATCCTCGTGCTCGTCAAGGTCGCGGTGCTCGTCGTGCTCGGCCTGTTCGGCGTCGCCCAGCGTCGCATCCTGATCGACCGGCTCAAGGTAGGCGGCAAGCGCAGCACGTTCTGGTGGATCGTCACCGCCGAGCTCGCCTTCATGGGCATCGCGTCCGGTGTCGCGGCAGCGCTCGCCCGCACCGTCACGCCGGTGCCGCAGACCCGGGCGGCCACGCCCACGCCGGCCGAGATCCTCACCGGCGAGAAGCTGCCGCCCGAACTCACCTTCGGCCGCCTCTTCACGAGCTGGAACTTCGACCTGCTCTGGGTGCTCGGCTGCGCGTTCGCTCTGTTCTTCTACCTGGCGGGCGTGTGGAGGCTGCGCAAGCGCGGCGACAAGTGGCCCGTCTACCGCACGGTGCTGTGGACGCTCGGCATCCTCCTGCTCTTCTACATCACCAACGGCGGCGTGAACGTGTACGAGAAGTACCTCTTCTCGGCGCACATGTCGGCGCACATGGTGCTCACGATGGCGGTGCCGCTGCTGCTCGTGCCGGGCGCTCCCGTGACGCTGGCGGCACGCGCGATCCGCAAGCGCGACGACGGGTCGCGCGGCGGGCGGGAGTGGATCCTGCTCGCGGTGCACTCGCGCTTCGCCGCGATCATCTCGAATCCGCTGGTCGCCGCCGGCCTGTTCGCCTTCTCGCTCTGGATCTTCTACTACACGCCGATCATGCGCTGGGCGACGACCGACCACGTCGGCCACGAGTGGATGATCGCGCACTTCCTCATCACGGGGTACCTGTTCGTGCAGTCGCTGATCGGCATCGATCCGGTGAAGTACCGGCTCGCGTATCCGTTCCGGCTGCTCCTGCTGCTCGGCACGATGGCCTTCCACGCCTTCTTCGGGCTGTCGATCATGCAGATGAACGGGCTGCTGCTCGCTGACTGGTTCGGCGCGATGGGGCGCACGTGGGGCGACACGCCCCTGGCCGACCAGCAGGTCGGCGGCGGCATCGCGTGGAGCATCGGCGAGATCCCGACCGTGATCCTCGCGATCGTCGTGGCGATCCAGTGGAGCCGCAGCGACGAGCGCGAGACCCGGCGCCGCGACCGCAACGCCGACCGTACCGACGACGCCGAGCTGCGCGCCTACAACGAGCGGCTCGCGCGCCTCGCGGAGCGCGACAAGGTCAAGCCGTAG
- a CDS encoding metalloregulator ArsR/SmtB family transcription factor, with translation MEVHAALAALAEPTRFRIIALLAERPMTVGEVAVALGALQPQTSKHLQALEAAGVIRIHRLGRRRVATLDRDAMGAIAEWFSGLAAPQADDTVLAEYAAGIAAVQERAADGPRGAAQHLVLERVIPAAGPDVWHAWTDPRVATLWWAPRHFDVVRCEVSPTPGAPVSLVLREGDGAEYSSVGRVQEVEPERRLVYELSPVDAEGRPQVRVLHDVVLEPDEAATRVRLTLRAEGAGPEAAPMLAGLQPGWEQLLDGLAELLAVGRRTRRPLGWEA, from the coding sequence GTGGAGGTGCACGCAGCTCTGGCCGCGCTGGCCGAGCCCACGCGGTTCCGCATCATCGCGCTCCTCGCGGAGAGGCCGATGACCGTGGGCGAGGTCGCCGTCGCGCTCGGTGCGCTCCAGCCGCAGACCAGCAAGCACCTCCAGGCGCTGGAGGCGGCGGGCGTGATCCGCATCCACCGCCTAGGCCGCCGCCGTGTCGCCACGCTCGACCGGGACGCGATGGGGGCGATCGCCGAATGGTTCTCGGGGCTGGCCGCGCCGCAGGCGGACGACACGGTGCTCGCCGAGTACGCCGCCGGCATCGCTGCCGTGCAGGAGCGCGCAGCAGACGGCCCGCGGGGCGCCGCGCAGCACCTCGTCCTGGAGCGGGTGATCCCGGCTGCGGGGCCTGACGTGTGGCACGCCTGGACCGACCCGCGGGTCGCGACCCTGTGGTGGGCGCCGCGGCACTTCGACGTCGTGCGCTGCGAGGTCTCGCCCACGCCGGGCGCTCCCGTCTCGCTGGTGCTGCGCGAGGGCGACGGCGCCGAGTACTCCTCTGTCGGCAGGGTGCAGGAGGTCGAGCCGGAGAGGCGCCTGGTGTATGAGCTGTCGCCGGTCGACGCCGAGGGGCGGCCGCAGGTGCGCGTACTGCATGACGTGGTGCTCGAACCGGACGAGGCCGCCACGAGGGTGCGCCTCACGCTTCGTGCCGAGGGGGCCGGCCCCGAAGCGGCGCCCATGCTCGCGGGTCTGCAGCCCGGCTGGGAGCAGCTGCTCGATGGACTCGCGGAGCTACTGGCGGTCGGTCGCCGCACTCGGCGGCCGCTCGGGTGGGAGGCCTAG
- a CDS encoding Fur family transcriptional regulator yields the protein MVKRNTWQREAVREALTSTEGFISAQGLHLTLHESGSPIGLATVYRALADLAAEGDADSLQSPEGESLYRACTMGHHHHLICRNCGLTVEISADPVEEWARAAAAEHGFTQAQHVVDVFGLCAECSARV from the coding sequence ATGGTGAAGCGGAACACGTGGCAGCGGGAGGCCGTCCGCGAGGCTCTGACCTCGACGGAGGGCTTCATCAGCGCGCAGGGGTTGCACCTCACCCTCCACGAGTCCGGCTCCCCCATCGGCCTCGCCACCGTGTACCGCGCCCTCGCCGACTTGGCCGCCGAGGGCGACGCCGACTCGCTGCAGTCGCCGGAGGGCGAGAGCCTGTACCGCGCCTGCACGATGGGGCACCACCACCACCTGATCTGCCGCAACTGCGGCCTCACGGTCGAGATCTCGGCAGACCCGGTCGAGGAGTGGGCGCGCGCGGCGGCGGCGGAGCACGGCTTCACGCAGGCGCAGCACGTCGTGGACGTGTTCGGGCTGTGCGCGGAGTGCTCGGCGCGCGTCTGA
- a CDS encoding alpha-ketoacid dehydrogenase subunit beta, producing MQNLPLVKALNAGLRRALADDDRVLILGEDVGPLGGVFRVTEGLQKEFGAQRVVDTPLAEAGIIGTAIGLAMRGYRPVVEIQFNGFVFPGFDQITTQLAKLTNRHGGRVKMPVVVRIPHGGHIGAVEHHQESPEAYFAHTAGLRVVAPSTPHDAYWMIQEAIQSDDPVIFFEPMSRYWPKGEVDLTQNPTPLHASRVVRTGTDATIVAWAGMVSVALRAAEIAAEEGRSVEVVDLRSLSPIDYGPLLQSVQKTGRLIIAQEAPGMVSVASEVAATIAERAFYSLEAPVLRVAGFDTPFPPAKLEETYLPDADRILEAVDRALAY from the coding sequence GTGCAGAACCTCCCCCTGGTGAAGGCGCTGAACGCCGGCCTGCGGCGCGCGCTCGCCGACGACGACCGCGTGCTGATCCTCGGTGAGGACGTCGGCCCGCTCGGCGGCGTCTTCCGCGTGACCGAGGGCCTGCAGAAGGAGTTCGGCGCGCAGCGCGTCGTCGACACCCCCCTCGCCGAGGCGGGCATCATCGGCACGGCGATCGGCCTCGCGATGCGCGGCTACCGGCCGGTCGTCGAGATCCAGTTCAACGGCTTCGTCTTCCCCGGCTTCGACCAGATCACGACGCAGCTGGCCAAGCTCACCAACCGCCACGGCGGCCGGGTGAAGATGCCGGTCGTCGTCCGCATCCCGCACGGCGGCCACATCGGCGCGGTCGAGCACCACCAGGAGTCGCCCGAGGCGTACTTCGCCCACACCGCCGGTCTGCGCGTCGTCGCCCCGTCGACGCCGCATGACGCGTACTGGATGATCCAGGAGGCCATCCAGTCCGACGACCCGGTCATCTTCTTCGAGCCGATGAGCCGCTACTGGCCCAAGGGCGAGGTCGACCTCACGCAGAACCCGACCCCGCTGCACGCGAGCCGCGTCGTCCGCACCGGCACGGACGCGACGATCGTGGCCTGGGCCGGCATGGTCTCCGTCGCCCTGCGCGCCGCCGAGATCGCCGCGGAGGAGGGCAGGAGCGTGGAGGTCGTCGACCTGCGCTCCCTCTCCCCCATCGACTACGGCCCCCTCCTGCAGTCCGTGCAGAAGACCGGCCGCCTGATCATCGCCCAGGAGGCGCCCGGCATGGTGTCGGTCGCGTCGGAGGTCGCCGCCACCATCGCGGAGCGCGCCTTCTACTCGCTGGAGGCTCCCGTGCTGCGGGTGGCCGGGTTCGACACCCCGTTCCCGCCCGCGAAGCTCGAGGAGACCTACCTGCCCGACGCCGACCGCATCCTCGAGGCCGTCGACCGCGCGCTCGCCTACTGA
- a CDS encoding metal ABC transporter permease codes for MIAHLAASNDLWSQLFNFTDYGELLLLVRNSIFAGAVLGVVGGLIGVFVMQRDMAFAVHGISELSFAGAAAALLFGANVVVGSLFGSLIAAVLIGLLGAKARDRNSIIAVLMPFGLGLGILFLALYPGRSANKFGLLTGQIVSVDDPQLGWLIAIGAIVLLGLLVMWRPLTFDSLDADVAASRGVPSRFVALAFMVLLGLAVAVSVQIVGALLVLSLLVTPAAAAMRISSSPLGVPLLSVGFALVSVVGGILLALGSAVPISPYVTTISFVIYVVCRIVGGRRAAGARRTTGATDSRPLVSRAG; via the coding sequence ATGATCGCGCACCTCGCAGCCTCCAACGACCTGTGGTCGCAGCTCTTCAACTTCACCGACTACGGCGAGCTGCTGCTGCTGGTGCGCAACTCGATCTTCGCGGGGGCGGTCCTCGGCGTCGTGGGCGGACTGATCGGCGTCTTCGTGATGCAGCGCGACATGGCATTCGCCGTGCACGGCATCAGCGAGCTCTCGTTCGCGGGAGCCGCGGCCGCCCTGCTGTTCGGTGCGAACGTCGTCGTCGGCTCGCTGTTCGGCTCGCTGATCGCCGCGGTGCTGATCGGGCTGCTCGGGGCGAAGGCCAGGGACCGCAACTCGATCATCGCGGTGCTGATGCCGTTCGGCCTCGGCCTCGGCATCCTCTTCCTCGCGCTCTACCCCGGTCGCAGCGCGAACAAGTTCGGCCTGCTGACCGGCCAGATCGTGTCGGTCGACGACCCGCAGCTCGGCTGGCTGATCGCCATCGGCGCGATCGTGCTGCTCGGACTGCTGGTGATGTGGCGGCCGCTGACCTTCGACAGCCTGGATGCCGACGTCGCCGCCTCCCGCGGTGTGCCGTCGCGCTTCGTCGCGCTCGCCTTCATGGTGCTGCTGGGCCTCGCCGTCGCGGTCTCGGTGCAAATCGTGGGCGCGCTGCTCGTGCTGTCGCTGCTGGTGACTCCCGCCGCCGCCGCGATGCGGATCTCCTCGTCGCCGCTGGGCGTGCCTCTGCTGAGCGTCGGGTTCGCCCTGGTGTCCGTGGTGGGCGGCATCCTGCTCGCCCTCGGCAGCGCCGTGCCGATCAGCCCGTACGTGACCACCATCTCCTTCGTGATCTACGTCGTGTGCCGCATCGTCGGAGGCCGCCGGGCTGCGGGAGCCCGCCGGACCACGGGCGCGACGGACTCACGGCCACTCGTGAGCCGGGCGGGCTAG
- a CDS encoding metal ABC transporter solute-binding protein, Zn/Mn family, giving the protein MQTRSLVSLLALATAAAVALTGCASGAGGSPSTDGELRIVASTNVYGDIAAAIAGGAATVTSIMDDPAQDPHSFEASAQNQLAVSKADVVIENGGGYDDFMDTMLKAAKNDDRTVLNAVELSGKKAEGGELNEHVWYDLPTVKKLADALADALGKADPDKASTFTANAAKFDDVVSALEARTASLKTQYDGKGVAVTEPVPLYLLEAMGLSNKTPEAFSEAVEEGNDVSPAVLKDMLDLFHGHAVAALVYNEQTTGPETERVLAAAKAAGVPVVPVTETLPAGKHYVGWMGANIDAVAKALGS; this is encoded by the coding sequence ATGCAGACGCGATCCCTCGTGTCCCTCCTCGCCCTCGCGACCGCTGCGGCGGTCGCGCTCACCGGCTGCGCGTCGGGGGCCGGCGGCTCCCCCTCCACCGACGGCGAGCTGCGCATCGTGGCCAGCACCAACGTGTACGGCGACATCGCCGCCGCCATCGCGGGCGGCGCCGCGACCGTGACCTCGATCATGGACGACCCCGCGCAGGACCCGCACTCGTTCGAGGCGAGCGCGCAGAACCAGCTCGCCGTCTCGAAGGCCGACGTCGTCATCGAGAACGGCGGCGGCTACGACGACTTCATGGACACCATGCTGAAGGCCGCGAAGAACGACGACCGCACGGTGCTGAACGCCGTCGAGCTCTCCGGCAAGAAGGCGGAGGGCGGCGAGCTCAACGAGCACGTCTGGTACGACCTCCCGACCGTGAAGAAGCTGGCCGACGCGCTCGCAGACGCGCTCGGCAAAGCGGACCCGGACAAGGCGAGCACCTTCACCGCCAACGCGGCGAAGTTCGATGACGTCGTCTCCGCGCTGGAGGCACGCACCGCCTCCCTCAAGACGCAGTACGACGGGAAGGGCGTCGCTGTCACCGAACCCGTGCCGCTCTACCTGCTGGAGGCGATGGGTTTGTCGAACAAGACGCCCGAGGCCTTCAGCGAGGCGGTCGAGGAGGGCAACGACGTCTCGCCGGCCGTGCTCAAGGACATGCTCGACCTCTTCCACGGGCACGCCGTCGCGGCACTGGTCTACAACGAGCAGACGACGGGGCCCGAGACCGAGCGGGTGCTCGCCGCGGCGAAGGCCGCCGGTGTGCCGGTGGTGCCGGTGACCGAGACCCTCCCCGCCGGCAAGCACTACGTCGGCTGGATGGGCGCGAACATCGACGCCGTCGCGAAGGCGCTGGGCTCATGA
- a CDS encoding NYN domain-containing protein, giving the protein MRIGVYVDGFNLYYGARKHCGRGTPGWRWLDLRALVEPLIGWRGGEITRIVYCTARVDAVASQTGAIDQNVYLDALATSGSVDVIAEGRYVSWAKEEPLVNEPAGTYRPTVYRHGGEHWDEDLPLRRALASDGRADSIMATVQKREEKGSDVNVVSHLLLDVLTKAVDGVVIVSNDSDFELPLRMVRDRVPVGTVNPSTSPTAGALRGRPDDGVGGHWWRRLRAEDYRASQLPDRVGMLRKPDG; this is encoded by the coding sequence GTGCGCATCGGGGTCTATGTCGACGGGTTCAACCTGTATTACGGGGCGAGGAAGCACTGCGGGCGGGGGACGCCAGGATGGCGGTGGCTCGATCTCCGAGCGCTGGTCGAACCGCTGATCGGGTGGCGCGGGGGCGAGATTACGCGGATTGTGTACTGCACGGCGCGGGTCGACGCCGTCGCCAGTCAGACCGGGGCGATTGACCAGAACGTCTATCTGGACGCGCTGGCGACATCCGGCTCGGTGGACGTGATCGCCGAAGGCCGGTATGTCTCCTGGGCGAAGGAGGAGCCGCTCGTCAATGAGCCCGCGGGAACCTACCGACCGACGGTCTACCGGCATGGTGGAGAGCATTGGGACGAAGACCTCCCCCTGCGCAGGGCGCTCGCCTCTGATGGTCGCGCGGACAGCATCATGGCCACAGTTCAGAAGCGCGAGGAGAAGGGATCGGATGTGAACGTCGTGTCGCATCTGCTCCTCGATGTGCTCACCAAGGCCGTCGACGGCGTCGTCATCGTCTCCAACGACTCGGACTTCGAGCTTCCGCTGCGTATGGTTCGCGACCGTGTGCCGGTCGGGACGGTAAATCCCTCGACCAGCCCTACCGCGGGTGCGCTGAGGGGCCGACCCGACGATGGAGTCGGTGGTCACTGGTGGAGGCGGCTCCGTGCGGAGGACTATCGGGCGAGCCAGCTGCCCGACCGGGTCGGCATGCTGCGCAAGCCCGACGGCTAG
- a CDS encoding SRPBCC family protein, which yields MQTIERTVAASPQTVWELWTTPQGISRWWAPDGFRTDVDRLDLTEGGELVYTMTAEAPEQVAFLEQNGLPLSTESRKVFTELAEPHRLAYRSLIDFVPDHEPYEHLTIVELEPEGDGTRVTMRVEPLHDEVWTERLIAGRTNELENLERLVARP from the coding sequence ATGCAGACCATCGAGCGCACTGTCGCCGCTTCACCGCAGACTGTCTGGGAGCTGTGGACCACCCCGCAGGGGATCTCGCGCTGGTGGGCGCCCGACGGGTTCCGGACCGACGTCGACCGGCTCGACCTGACCGAGGGCGGGGAACTCGTCTACACGATGACGGCGGAGGCCCCCGAGCAGGTCGCCTTCCTCGAGCAGAACGGGCTGCCGCTCAGCACCGAGTCGCGCAAGGTCTTCACCGAGTTGGCGGAGCCGCACCGGCTCGCGTACCGCTCGCTGATCGATTTCGTGCCCGACCACGAGCCCTACGAGCACCTGACGATCGTCGAGCTGGAGCCCGAGGGTGACGGCACGCGCGTCACCATGCGGGTCGAGCCCCTCCACGACGAGGTCTGGACCGAGCGGCTCATTGCCGGTCGCACCAACGAGCTCGAGAACCTCGAGCGTCTGGTGGCACGCCCCTGA
- the rpmB gene encoding 50S ribosomal protein L28 codes for MAAVCQVTGATPGFGHSISHSHRRTKRRFDPNIQKKTYYVPSLRRNVTLNLSAKGIKVIDARGIEAVVKDILARGEKI; via the coding sequence ATGGCAGCAGTGTGCCAGGTGACTGGAGCCACTCCCGGCTTCGGTCACAGCATCTCGCACTCGCACCGCCGCACCAAGCGCCGGTTCGACCCGAACATCCAGAAGAAGACGTACTACGTTCCGTCGCTTCGCCGTAACGTCACCCTGAACCTGAGTGCCAAGGGCATCAAGGTCATCGACGCTCGTGGCATCGAGGCCGTGGTCAAGGACATCCTGGCCCGTGGGGAGAAGATCTAG
- a CDS encoding HU family DNA-binding protein, which yields MADNLNKTELVAAVAAASGQSQAAVSSVVDAFFSTVAETVAKGGKVTIPGWLAAERTETAARTGRNPQTGEEISIPAGHRVKLTAGSKLKAAVK from the coding sequence ATGGCTGACAACCTGAACAAGACCGAGCTCGTCGCCGCCGTCGCCGCGGCGTCGGGTCAGAGCCAGGCCGCCGTCTCCAGCGTCGTCGACGCCTTCTTCAGCACGGTCGCCGAGACCGTCGCCAAGGGCGGCAAGGTCACCATCCCCGGCTGGCTCGCTGCTGAGCGCACCGAGACCGCCGCGCGCACCGGCCGCAACCCGCAGACCGGCGAGGAGATCTCGATCCCGGCCGGCCACCGCGTCAAGCTGACCGCGGGCTCGAAGCTGAAGGCTGCCGTCAAGTAG